Proteins from a genomic interval of Salinarchaeum sp. Harcht-Bsk1:
- a CDS encoding RND family transporter, with product MIRRYAAATTDFVTTHSRIVLLLTLLLTAGMAAGTTHLSMGGEGGGIGAAVDTHVDDRAQYIEEEYGASDSGDDGVARTAVYVRSADGNALSKEHLLATLRFQRTVLEADAVDAALRERPAGSAGPRDGASSIASMVGTRAADESDPTIEEQIAALEATDATTVTTIVDETIAENERARRLLPDSYESGTATAESHQVVFGFDEAADGRPPSDATAALHDAASGRTDPTVFTVGEHALAASQGVFVENTMTLIVPVVLALILGVAAFTYRDPVDVLLGIVGVVVSILWMFGLLGWAGVAAGPAAVIGPVLVAGLSIDYGFHVFMRYREERNADESVRPAMGRGLRSVAPALALVTITAAIGFLATVATPVGMLRDLGIGITVGVVAAFGVFLTLIPALTVEVDALVEGAGFDRHRRPLGQGRYVRSTLAGAVTLARRGAPVVLVVAIVLATAGGLAWATLDQASVQQQSEPAAEWKQDLPGPMGWEENDLISRQAYVADQFRTTEEGDRMQMLIEGDVTDDGTLDAIDAGLRTAERRGAIPSQRAANVRSPLTVIRSVAERSEAFGATVAAADADGDGVPDRNLDAVYDHLYRIEPESASQVIERSDGRYESLRVVGPPEAAAGTAVPDDRATDLRAVEDRIETEQDGLTATVVSDATAQRATLETITDGILRTMVLALVAVFGVLVATFRLVHGSGTLGAVTAGPIVLVLGFVVGGMALLDVPLTFLTALLVSLLIGIGVDHNIHVGDRFAQELDRGNGPVQALHRAVIGTGGALLGSTLTTVAAFAALVLHPNPQFESFATLVILALLAALATSMLVLPSALLVWWRYGCGEWTASKDPEPAPA from the coding sequence ATGATACGTCGATACGCAGCAGCGACGACCGATTTCGTCACGACCCACTCCCGAATCGTCCTGCTACTGACGCTCCTCCTGACGGCCGGGATGGCCGCCGGGACCACGCACCTGTCGATGGGTGGTGAAGGAGGCGGCATCGGTGCCGCCGTCGACACGCACGTCGACGACCGCGCACAGTACATCGAGGAGGAGTACGGTGCGAGCGATAGCGGCGACGACGGCGTCGCGAGGACGGCGGTCTACGTCCGCAGTGCCGACGGGAACGCGCTCTCGAAGGAGCACCTGCTCGCTACCCTGCGATTCCAGCGGACGGTCCTCGAAGCCGACGCCGTCGACGCTGCGCTTCGCGAGCGCCCCGCCGGATCGGCGGGTCCTCGCGACGGCGCCTCCAGCATCGCGAGCATGGTCGGAACGAGGGCGGCGGACGAGTCCGATCCGACGATCGAAGAACAGATCGCCGCCCTCGAAGCCACCGACGCGACGACGGTGACGACGATCGTCGACGAGACGATCGCCGAGAACGAGCGCGCTCGGCGACTCCTCCCCGACAGCTACGAGTCTGGGACTGCGACCGCTGAGAGCCACCAGGTCGTCTTCGGCTTCGACGAGGCGGCGGACGGTAGACCGCCGAGCGACGCGACCGCGGCGCTCCACGACGCAGCGTCCGGCCGCACCGATCCGACGGTCTTCACCGTGGGGGAACACGCACTCGCCGCGTCCCAGGGCGTCTTCGTCGAGAACACGATGACGCTCATCGTGCCGGTCGTCCTCGCGCTGATTCTCGGCGTCGCGGCGTTCACCTACCGCGATCCCGTCGACGTGCTCCTCGGAATCGTCGGCGTCGTCGTCTCGATCCTCTGGATGTTCGGGCTGCTCGGCTGGGCGGGTGTCGCCGCCGGCCCCGCCGCCGTCATCGGTCCGGTGCTCGTCGCCGGTCTCTCCATCGACTACGGGTTCCACGTGTTCATGCGCTATCGCGAGGAGCGGAACGCTGACGAGTCGGTCCGGCCCGCGATGGGCCGCGGCCTCCGTTCCGTCGCCCCTGCCCTCGCGCTGGTGACGATCACGGCAGCCATCGGCTTTCTCGCCACGGTCGCCACTCCCGTCGGCATGCTCCGCGACCTCGGAATCGGCATCACCGTCGGCGTCGTGGCTGCCTTCGGCGTCTTCCTCACCCTGATTCCTGCACTGACCGTCGAGGTCGACGCGCTCGTCGAGGGCGCGGGATTCGACCGTCACCGCCGGCCGCTCGGGCAGGGGCGCTACGTCCGCTCGACGCTCGCCGGTGCCGTGACGCTCGCACGTCGTGGGGCGCCGGTCGTCCTCGTCGTCGCCATCGTACTCGCGACCGCCGGCGGCCTCGCGTGGGCGACGCTGGACCAGGCCAGCGTCCAGCAACAGAGCGAACCGGCTGCCGAGTGGAAGCAGGACCTTCCCGGACCGATGGGCTGGGAGGAGAACGACCTGATCAGCCGCCAGGCATACGTCGCGGATCAGTTTCGGACGACCGAGGAGGGCGATCGAATGCAGATGCTGATCGAGGGCGACGTGACCGACGACGGGACCCTCGACGCGATCGACGCAGGGTTGCGAACTGCCGAGCGGCGCGGTGCGATCCCGTCCCAGCGGGCCGCGAACGTTCGGTCGCCCCTCACGGTCATCCGGTCCGTGGCCGAGCGAAGCGAGGCGTTCGGGGCCACCGTCGCCGCTGCGGACGCGGACGGCGACGGCGTTCCCGACCGGAACCTCGACGCCGTCTACGACCACCTCTACCGGATCGAACCCGAGTCGGCCAGCCAGGTGATCGAACGCTCGGACGGTCGCTACGAGTCGCTCCGGGTCGTCGGCCCGCCCGAAGCCGCGGCTGGTACCGCCGTCCCGGACGACCGCGCCACCGACCTCCGTGCGGTCGAGGATCGCATCGAGACCGAGCAGGATGGCCTTACCGCGACGGTCGTGAGCGACGCCACGGCCCAGCGCGCCACACTCGAGACGATCACGGACGGCATCCTGCGGACGATGGTGCTCGCTCTCGTGGCGGTGTTCGGCGTTCTGGTCGCTACCTTCCGCCTCGTGCACGGCAGTGGGACCCTCGGTGCCGTCACCGCCGGCCCGATCGTTCTCGTTCTCGGATTCGTCGTCGGCGGGATGGCGCTGCTCGACGTCCCGCTGACGTTCCTCACGGCGCTGCTCGTGAGCCTCCTGATCGGGATCGGCGTCGACCACAATATCCACGTCGGCGACCGGTTCGCGCAGGAACTCGATCGCGGGAACGGACCGGTCCAGGCGCTACACCGGGCCGTGATCGGGACGGGCGGTGCGTTGTTGGGCAGCACGCTCACCACGGTCGCGGCCTTCGCCGCGCTCGTCTTGCACCCCAACCCACAGTTCGAGAGTTTCGCGACGCTCGTGATCCTCGCACTGCTCGCAGCGCTCGCGACGAGCATGCTCGTGCTGCCGAGCGCGTTGCTCGTCTGGTGGCGATACGGGTGCGGCGAGTGGACCGCTTCCAAGGACCCGGAGCCAGCGCCAGCCTGA
- a CDS encoding metal-dependent hydrolase, giving the protein MWPLGHAAGAYLLASVGAERDWLPEPNAVLVVTVLFASQTPDLIDKPFAWYIPILPAGRSFGHSLFFVLPLCLLAVLAARRVGWAGLGLAISAALLSHLALDVIPALWGGGGWRYLLWPVLSVEGFNSAPSIGAMLEDSLDMPYFWAEFVLAGLAFVRWRADDWPGVTWLFERGGTAPTVVRSRQDDD; this is encoded by the coding sequence ATGTGGCCGCTGGGACACGCCGCCGGTGCGTACCTCCTCGCGAGCGTCGGTGCCGAGCGTGACTGGCTGCCCGAACCGAACGCAGTGCTCGTCGTGACGGTGCTGTTCGCCTCGCAGACGCCAGACCTGATCGACAAGCCGTTCGCGTGGTACATTCCGATCCTGCCGGCAGGGCGATCGTTCGGCCACTCGCTGTTTTTCGTCCTTCCGCTCTGTCTGCTCGCGGTCCTCGCCGCGCGGCGGGTCGGGTGGGCGGGGCTGGGACTGGCGATCAGCGCCGCTCTCCTCTCACATCTCGCGCTCGACGTGATTCCAGCGCTGTGGGGTGGTGGCGGCTGGCGATACCTGCTCTGGCCGGTCCTGTCGGTCGAGGGGTTCAACTCGGCGCCGTCGATCGGTGCGATGTTAGAGGATTCCCTCGATATGCCCTACTTCTGGGCGGAGTTCGTGCTCGCCGGCCTGGCGTTCGTCCGCTGGCGCGCCGACGACTGGCCTGGCGTGACGTGGCTGTTCGAGCGTGGAGGAACGGCCCCGACCGTCGTTCGATCCCGCCAGGACGACGACTGA
- a CDS encoding THUMP domain-containing protein, giving the protein MYWLEFGGEDDPFAALEATAAASDVRMLAPGIGTATALAPDRMAGLALTTAAGEVVGHTDASVESARALLETAGIEREGTVAVRARDVRSSADVDTQRAERELGGVLTDRGFSVDLDDPDHTLRALFARGELARDGAAAEGSPLGVEASGLVEVAADADDADVCLLGWVDVERAAAFGDRAPTDRPFFQPGSMDPALARALGNLAGARPGATIVDPMCGTGGLLLEGTLLGARMVGVDAQQKMVRGSRENLGELAPRDADWEVARGDARRLPLAADAADGLVVDVPYERQSAVAADDLDDLVEGALAAAHDVAPRAVVVADREWVDAATSVGWTVECVHRRRVHRSLVRSVHLLERSE; this is encoded by the coding sequence GTGTACTGGCTGGAGTTCGGGGGCGAGGACGATCCCTTCGCCGCGCTGGAGGCGACGGCGGCCGCCAGCGACGTTCGGATGCTCGCGCCGGGAATCGGCACCGCGACGGCACTCGCACCCGATCGGATGGCGGGGCTCGCGCTCACGACTGCTGCCGGGGAGGTCGTGGGCCACACCGACGCCAGCGTCGAGAGCGCGCGAGCGCTGCTCGAAACGGCCGGGATCGAGCGCGAGGGCACCGTCGCGGTCCGGGCCCGAGACGTTCGATCGAGCGCGGACGTCGACACCCAGCGCGCGGAGCGCGAACTCGGTGGCGTGCTCACGGACCGCGGCTTCTCGGTCGACCTCGACGACCCCGACCACACGCTTCGCGCGCTGTTCGCCCGCGGCGAACTGGCGCGGGACGGCGCCGCTGCGGAGGGGTCCCCGCTGGGCGTCGAAGCCAGCGGGCTGGTCGAGGTCGCAGCCGACGCCGACGACGCGGACGTCTGCCTGCTCGGGTGGGTCGACGTCGAGCGGGCGGCTGCCTTCGGCGACCGTGCCCCGACCGACCGGCCGTTCTTCCAGCCCGGAAGTATGGACCCGGCGCTCGCGCGAGCGCTCGGCAACCTCGCCGGCGCGCGACCCGGCGCGACGATCGTCGATCCGATGTGTGGCACCGGCGGGCTCCTGCTGGAAGGCACGCTGCTCGGCGCGCGGATGGTTGGCGTCGACGCCCAGCAGAAGATGGTTCGGGGGAGTCGGGAGAATCTTGGCGAGTTGGCGCCCAGAGACGCCGACTGGGAGGTCGCTCGCGGGGACGCCCGGCGGCTTCCGCTCGCAGCTGACGCCGCGGACGGCCTGGTGGTCGACGTGCCGTACGAGCGCCAGTCCGCCGTCGCGGCGGACGACCTCGACGATCTGGTCGAAGGGGCGCTCGCTGCTGCCCACGACGTCGCGCCTCGCGCCGTCGTCGTGGCCGATCGGGAGTGGGTCGACGCGGCGACCTCTGTCGGGTGGACGGTCGAGTGCGTGCACAGACGGCGCGTCCATCGCTCGCTCGTGCGGTCGGTCCACCTGCTCGAGCGTTCCGAGTAG
- a CDS encoding helix-turn-helix transcriptional regulator: MAPDPPAHAVFGLLSDATRVEILSTIARTPGERGPPGGTATLSFSEIYDRVDVEGTSKLSYHLGELEGVYLRNSPEGYSLTHGGEQIVRLLLSENYANTPDFDPIEIESPCAFCGAEPLRASKHNQFLGIDCPTCDRMAIAYEATPAQVRSRSSEELLESFRDRFVSHYRQVRDGLCPSCAGPLEGSVHPTAEMEDADTGDRDLLIVMDRCEECLRAYNAPLQLALGYHPASVSFHWERGVDVTSIPPWELFRRVYAGEWTADVAESGYEVVLRHDRDALRLDLDEDLAVSRTERVRGRTVDEERT; this comes from the coding sequence ATGGCGCCGGACCCGCCCGCCCACGCCGTCTTCGGCCTGCTCTCCGACGCGACTCGGGTGGAGATACTCTCCACGATCGCTCGCACTCCCGGCGAGCGGGGGCCGCCGGGTGGCACCGCGACGCTCTCCTTCTCCGAAATCTACGACCGCGTCGACGTCGAGGGAACGTCGAAACTGTCCTACCACCTCGGGGAACTCGAAGGCGTCTACCTCAGGAACTCCCCCGAGGGCTACTCGCTGACCCACGGGGGCGAGCAGATCGTCCGGCTTCTCCTCTCGGAGAACTACGCGAACACACCGGATTTCGACCCCATCGAGATCGAGTCGCCGTGCGCCTTTTGCGGGGCCGAACCGCTCCGCGCGAGCAAACACAACCAGTTCCTGGGGATCGACTGTCCGACCTGCGATCGAATGGCCATTGCGTACGAGGCCACCCCGGCGCAGGTACGCTCTCGGTCGTCCGAGGAGCTACTGGAGAGCTTCCGTGATCGATTCGTCTCACACTATAGACAGGTACGCGACGGACTCTGTCCCTCCTGTGCGGGTCCCCTCGAAGGATCGGTCCATCCCACCGCGGAGATGGAGGACGCCGACACGGGCGACCGGGATCTGTTGATCGTCATGGATCGTTGCGAGGAGTGCCTCCGCGCCTACAACGCGCCGCTTCAGCTCGCACTGGGCTATCACCCCGCATCGGTCTCGTTCCACTGGGAACGTGGCGTAGACGTGACGTCGATTCCGCCCTGGGAGCTGTTCCGCCGCGTCTACGCTGGCGAGTGGACTGCGGATGTCGCCGAGTCAGGATACGAGGTGGTGCTCCGGCACGACCGAGACGCGCTTCGACTCGACCTCGACGAGGACCTCGCGGTGTCACGAACCGAGCGCGTCCGCGGGCGAACGGTCGACGAGGAACGAACCTGA